In Flavobacteriales bacterium, the genomic window CTTACAGGCGAATTCAAGGCGCCATTCCCGTTCACCTATTCGGGATGGATAAAGGCCAATGCGCTCAACGCACGTAATCCCATATTCATGAACGAAGACTACGGCAATGCCTATTCAGGTGCTTGGGTCAATGTACTACCTACAGGAGAAGTAACTGCCAATGTGGGTGATGGCGGAGCGCCAAGCTTGGCAAATGTGGTTACGGCAACAACCGTTTCTCAGCCAATTATTACTGGCGAGTGGTTTCATATTGCTGTTGTTTTCCAATCATTGACTGAGATCAGAATCTACGTTAATGGTATCGAGCAATCGGTCAATTACACTGGAACAGGTAGCCAATTATACTACTACATGAGCTATGGGACTGCTGGTAAGATCGGTAGTGGTGTGAATGGTACAGGTACAAATGTCTTCTTCGATGGGCTTATTGATGATGTACGTTTTTGGACAACAATGCTCGTAGATCAACAGATTCAGGGCATACACAACAGTCACGTGGATTTTGTGTCCGTGAATAGCGTGATCCTTTGCAATGAGGAATTTGAAGACCTGACTGCGCCAAACGAACTGTGTGCGTATAGTTGGAGCAATGGAGATACAGATGCTGTGGATCGCATCTTCGCCAGTACACTTGGTATTGGAGACCACGTGATCTATGCCAGTATTTACGACAATCAAAATATCGTTTATACTGATTCAGTATTGGTTACGGTAAGTGCTTGCACCGGTGTTGCAGAAGAGGAATCCGCACAGGAAGTATCTGTCTACCCAAATCCTACTACGGGAATGATTGTGTTGGAATCGAATACGCCAACCACCTTCCAATTGAGCAATGTACTCGGGGAGATTTTGACAAGTATTTCGGTTAATGGAAAACGCAATTTCGACCTTTCTACCTATGCAAAGGGCGTTTATATGCTAACGGATAACAATACTGGGATCACGCACAGATTACTGA contains:
- a CDS encoding T9SS type A sorting domain-containing protein, translated to MKKAYLLFSAAAVLLVGGQAFAQCESATTLVVDLQFENTTADSSQYNQPMFVLGNPTFAMDRHGNPAGALNTSAGTVYLYNSLTGEFKAPFPFTYSGWIKANALNARNPIFMNEDYGNAYSGAWVNVLPTGEVTANVGDGGAPSLANVVTATTVSQPIITGEWFHIAVVFQSLTEIRIYVNGIEQSVNYTGTGSQLYYYMSYGTAGKIGSGVNGTGTNVFFDGLIDDVRFWTTMLVDQQIQGIHNSHVDFVSVNSVILCNEEFEDLTAPNELCAYSWSNGDTDAVDRIFASTLGIGDHVIYASIYDNQNIVYTDSVLVTVSACTGVAEEESAQEVSVYPNPTTGMIVLESNTPTTFQLSNVLGEILTSISVNGKRNFDLSTYAKGVYMLTDNNTGITHRLLKE